In Alkalihalobacillus sp. FSL W8-0930, a single window of DNA contains:
- a CDS encoding DJ-1/PfpI family protein, which produces MSNQPQTVLIFLFNEVEVLDFAGPFEVLSLAQKNNQPFFNVKTISETGEAVRARNGLTVQPDYSFETWEGDPDLVIIPGGYGAREIEIHNQQVLTWIKEMNERTNILASVCTGALLLAEAGLLTGKRATTHWASLDRFETDFPDVSVWRDVKFVDEGKIVTSAGISAGINMAFHLVKKLVGVESARETAKRMEYDILL; this is translated from the coding sequence ATGTCAAACCAACCACAAACGGTTCTTATTTTCCTATTTAATGAAGTGGAAGTGTTAGATTTTGCGGGTCCCTTTGAAGTCTTATCGCTAGCTCAAAAAAATAACCAGCCATTCTTTAACGTAAAAACCATCTCTGAAACAGGGGAGGCCGTTCGAGCTCGAAATGGATTAACTGTTCAACCGGATTACAGTTTTGAAACATGGGAGGGTGATCCTGATCTTGTTATCATACCTGGGGGATACGGGGCCAGAGAAATCGAAATTCATAATCAACAGGTTCTGACGTGGATTAAAGAGATGAATGAACGTACCAATATTCTCGCATCTGTCTGTACTGGAGCCTTACTTCTTGCAGAGGCAGGACTTTTAACCGGAAAACGAGCAACTACGCATTGGGCGAGTCTTGACCGGTTTGAAACAGACTTTCCTGATGTATCTGTTTGGCGTGATGTGAAATTCGTAGATGAGGGGAAAATTGTCACCTCTGCTGGCATTTCTGCAGGGATTAACATGGCTTTTCATCTCGTAAAAAAGCTAGTAGGAGTTGAAAGTGCTAGAGAAACCGCAAAACGTATGGAGTATGACATTCTACTATAA
- a CDS encoding GNAT family protein, which translates to MKGACVTLRPLKQEDAEDLLNVHIQNKRFFERFSMERPQNYYTLAFQEHVISQFNELAKQGQEYHYAICSNQSNQLVGVVDLFQVYRGPLQRAMIGYSVSQAENGKGYATEACRLLSEYAFTNLMLHRLEAAVLPSNQASIRVLEKSGFIKEGTAKKSVRIHGTWEDHYIFACINPIH; encoded by the coding sequence ATGAAGGGAGCTTGCGTAACCTTACGTCCACTTAAACAAGAAGATGCGGAAGATCTACTCAATGTTCATATTCAGAACAAACGTTTTTTTGAACGATTTTCGATGGAACGACCACAGAATTACTATACATTAGCTTTTCAAGAGCACGTGATTTCTCAATTTAATGAGCTTGCTAAACAAGGCCAGGAATACCACTATGCGATTTGTTCAAACCAATCAAACCAACTTGTAGGAGTAGTGGACCTTTTTCAAGTATACAGAGGACCGTTACAACGAGCGATGATCGGCTATTCTGTCAGTCAAGCTGAAAATGGAAAAGGCTATGCAACAGAAGCTTGCCGTTTACTCTCTGAATATGCTTTTACAAACCTGATGCTACATCGTCTCGAAGCTGCTGTATTGCCATCAAATCAGGCGTCCATTCGTGTCCTAGAAAAATCAGGTTTTATTAAGGAAGGAACAGCTAAAAAGAGCGTACGGATTCATGGCACGTGGGAGGACCATTACATATTTGCTTGTATTAATCCGATTCATTAA
- a CDS encoding ABC transporter ATP-binding protein: MSDIVIKLNGVSFRRQSKSILEQVNWHVHKGEHWAILGANGSGKTSLLKLITGYEWATTGSIDVLGERFGHTAVHELRKRIGWLSASLDEKYRNYEGLSCVDVIISGKYASVGIHESVGEQEIEEAFKLADEMGLNAVTHSPLRTLSQGERKKTFFARALMSAPEIVIVDEPTSGLDLAAREHFLSKLESIHTKQISPTLLYVTHYPEEIIPAVTHVLLLKNGQIVAADKKEQVLTDELLSYAFGMPIYVNWRDERPWIQIGSTAKQELKQ; encoded by the coding sequence ATGTCTGATATCGTCATTAAACTGAATGGAGTAAGCTTTCGGCGGCAATCAAAATCAATTCTTGAGCAAGTTAATTGGCACGTACATAAAGGAGAGCACTGGGCTATCTTAGGAGCAAATGGATCGGGGAAAACTTCGCTACTGAAATTAATAACTGGCTACGAGTGGGCAACAACCGGGTCAATCGATGTATTAGGTGAGAGATTTGGTCATACTGCAGTGCATGAACTGCGAAAACGAATTGGCTGGCTAAGCGCATCACTTGATGAGAAATACCGAAATTACGAAGGTCTTTCTTGTGTGGACGTGATTATAAGTGGAAAATATGCATCTGTTGGCATACATGAATCAGTTGGAGAACAAGAGATTGAAGAAGCGTTTAAGTTAGCTGATGAAATGGGCCTTAATGCAGTTACCCATTCACCGCTCAGGACTCTTTCGCAAGGGGAACGGAAAAAAACGTTTTTCGCTCGGGCATTGATGTCAGCACCAGAAATTGTGATTGTGGATGAACCAACCAGTGGGTTAGATTTAGCTGCTAGAGAGCATTTTCTATCGAAGCTAGAATCTATACATACCAAACAGATTAGTCCAACGCTCTTATACGTAACCCATTATCCAGAAGAGATTATTCCAGCTGTTACTCATGTGCTACTACTAAAGAATGGACAGATTGTAGCAGCCGATAAAAAAGAACAGGTACTCACGGATGAGCTTTTGTCGTATGCTTTTGGCATGCCGATTTATGTAAACTGGAGAGACGAGCGCCCGTGGATTCAAATTGGTTCAACTGCAAAACAGGAACTGAAGCAATGA
- a CDS encoding DEAD/DEAH box helicase codes for MFKESLQQIVRDLKENPSFREQIVHWHELEAVEAKTKAFPPDMNTKLVQALQRRGIGELYTHQEAAYRATQEGENIVAVTPTASGKTLCYNLPVLQKISEKHESRALYIFPTKALAQDQMSELNELIEEMEVPIRCFTYDGDTAPSIRQAVRKAGHVVITNPDMLHSAILPHHTKWVSFFENLEYVVIDELHTYRGVFGSHVANVIRRLKRIAAYYGANPTFICTSATIANPKELASELTGKQMRLIDNNGAPRGKKHFIFYNPPIVNEPLNIRRSATVEVNELAKRFLTNGIQTIVFARSRVRVEVILSHLQELIKKRFGPDTIRGYRGGYLPKQRREIEKGLRNGEILGVVSTNALELGVDIGQLQVCLMTGYPGSIASAWQQAGRAGRRKNESVIIMVAGSTPIDQYIIGHPEAFFERSPESARLNPDNLMILIDHLKCAAYELPFKQGESFDGVEIEEILEYLAEHHVLHERAEKWYWMNDAFPAHGISLRSASQENVVIIDQSDVTNHTVIGEMDRFSAMTLLHDEAIYLHQGVQYQVEYLDWDERKAFVREVSVEYYTDANLAVKLTVLEEDERKSHDTTSLSLGDVMVNAKATIFKKIRMSTFENIGSGPIHLPEEELHSQGMWISFAPTLVNQFGEAALEAALMGLAHVLGAVCPVFAMCDRADIHVVPQIKADHSEQPTVFIYDRYPGGIGLSKEIYQKIDSVLQHVDELISSCSCQSGCPSCVGAENQVPPLNTKQLVKQLLKEWLTDPY; via the coding sequence ATGTTTAAGGAAAGTTTACAGCAAATAGTACGTGACCTTAAAGAAAATCCTTCTTTTAGGGAACAAATTGTACATTGGCATGAACTCGAAGCAGTGGAAGCGAAGACAAAGGCATTTCCACCGGATATGAATACGAAGCTTGTTCAGGCATTGCAACGAAGAGGAATTGGAGAATTATATACACACCAGGAAGCGGCATATAGAGCTACTCAAGAAGGCGAGAATATTGTAGCAGTCACACCTACAGCTTCAGGGAAAACCTTGTGTTATAATTTACCTGTATTACAAAAAATCTCTGAAAAACATGAGAGTAGAGCGTTATATATTTTTCCAACAAAGGCATTGGCTCAAGATCAGATGAGTGAATTAAACGAACTGATTGAAGAGATGGAGGTGCCAATACGCTGTTTTACATACGATGGAGATACAGCTCCATCTATTAGACAGGCTGTTAGAAAAGCAGGGCATGTTGTCATAACAAACCCAGATATGCTTCATTCCGCTATATTACCGCATCATACAAAGTGGGTTTCTTTTTTTGAGAACCTTGAATATGTAGTCATAGACGAATTACATACGTATCGTGGTGTGTTTGGTAGTCATGTAGCAAATGTCATTAGACGTTTAAAACGAATCGCTGCGTATTATGGAGCGAATCCGACGTTTATCTGTACTTCAGCGACGATTGCGAACCCTAAAGAACTAGCTTCAGAGTTAACTGGGAAGCAAATGCGTTTAATTGATAATAACGGGGCACCTAGAGGAAAAAAGCATTTTATCTTTTATAATCCACCGATTGTGAATGAACCTTTAAATATCCGCCGAAGCGCGACGGTGGAAGTAAATGAATTGGCCAAGCGTTTCTTAACAAACGGCATTCAAACGATTGTATTTGCCCGTAGCAGAGTCCGAGTTGAAGTTATCTTAAGCCACTTACAAGAATTAATTAAAAAGCGGTTTGGACCGGATACCATTCGAGGCTACCGGGGTGGATACTTACCTAAGCAGCGTAGAGAGATTGAAAAAGGGTTACGTAATGGTGAGATTCTTGGTGTAGTAAGTACAAATGCATTAGAGCTTGGTGTAGATATTGGGCAATTACAAGTGTGCTTAATGACAGGATACCCTGGTTCTATTGCATCAGCTTGGCAGCAGGCAGGAAGAGCGGGAAGAAGGAAAAACGAATCCGTCATCATTATGGTGGCAGGTTCCACGCCAATTGACCAATACATAATCGGCCATCCAGAAGCGTTTTTTGAACGCTCTCCTGAGTCTGCGAGGTTAAATCCTGACAACTTAATGATACTGATTGATCACCTTAAGTGCGCAGCATACGAGCTTCCATTTAAACAAGGCGAATCGTTTGATGGCGTTGAAATCGAAGAAATTCTTGAATATCTTGCAGAGCATCATGTCCTACATGAACGTGCCGAGAAATGGTATTGGATGAATGATGCCTTTCCGGCGCATGGAATTAGTCTTCGTTCTGCTTCTCAGGAAAATGTGGTCATCATCGATCAAAGTGATGTAACAAACCATACGGTGATTGGTGAGATGGACCGATTTAGTGCGATGACCTTATTGCATGATGAAGCGATCTACTTACATCAAGGAGTTCAGTATCAGGTTGAATATCTTGATTGGGACGAACGAAAAGCCTTTGTAAGAGAGGTATCTGTTGAATACTATACCGATGCTAATCTGGCTGTGAAGTTAACGGTATTAGAAGAGGATGAGCGAAAGTCACATGATACAACAAGTCTCTCGCTTGGAGATGTTATGGTTAATGCCAAAGCAACAATATTCAAAAAGATTCGAATGAGTACATTTGAAAATATCGGATCTGGTCCCATTCATCTTCCTGAAGAAGAACTGCATTCACAAGGAATGTGGATTAGCTTTGCCCCTACCTTAGTTAATCAATTTGGTGAGGCTGCTCTTGAAGCAGCACTTATGGGACTAGCTCATGTATTGGGAGCGGTTTGTCCAGTTTTTGCGATGTGTGACCGAGCGGATATACATGTGGTTCCGCAGATTAAAGCGGATCATTCTGAACAGCCTACTGTATTTATCTACGATCGATATCCGGGAGGGATTGGGCTTTCAAAAGAAATCTACCAAAAGATTGATTCAGTCCTACAGCATGTTGACGAATTGA
- the pepF gene encoding oligoendopeptidase F — protein MSTLKHRSEIDYSETWDLTDLFETRELWEQALHSLAPAVAGVKSFAGKLAERSENLLNCLEARESIMEQVVLISTYANLKLSVDGTNASAQADYAVATDILADISASLSFIESEIMAIPDSTLTQFREEQASLSKYRVLLDTILSKKPYALNAETEKALQALYPTLSSPYAIYSASKSADMSFPTFKGKDGEEKSLSFALFEDQYELSPDTEERRNAYLAFDQTLASYENTYAQTYATEVGKHVTLARLRSYESATEMLLHEQKVSTEMYTNQLDIIYNELAPHMQRFAKLKKRVLGLDELKFCDLKAPLDPDFQPETTYQQVSDLIQEALKVMGPEYSDMLEKSLNERWVDRSSNIGKRTGAFCSSPYGAHPYILMTWTGNMRGAFMLAHELGHAGHFYLANQHQPLSSVRPSLYNIEGPSTMNELILGNHLLNETNDPQMKRWVILQFLGTYYHNFVTHLLEGEFQRRVYELAAAGEPLTATTLRLTKNQVLEGFWGDSVQLDEGAGRTWMRQPHYYMGLYPYTYSAGLTASTAAYKQFEAEGQPAIDRWLDMLKAGGTKSPLDLFADAGVDMSNPDTIRTAVNYVGDLITQLEESYAE, from the coding sequence TTGAGTACATTAAAACACCGTTCAGAGATTGATTATTCTGAAACATGGGACTTAACTGATCTTTTTGAAACTAGAGAATTATGGGAGCAAGCACTGCACTCGTTAGCACCAGCCGTTGCAGGTGTGAAAAGCTTTGCAGGAAAGCTCGCGGAGCGCTCTGAAAATCTTCTAAACTGCTTAGAAGCAAGAGAATCCATTATGGAGCAAGTCGTTCTTATTTCTACATACGCAAACTTAAAACTATCAGTTGATGGGACGAACGCGTCTGCTCAAGCAGACTACGCAGTAGCCACAGACATTCTAGCCGACATCTCTGCTTCTTTATCATTTATTGAATCAGAAATTATGGCTATTCCTGACTCTACACTTACACAGTTTAGAGAAGAACAAGCTAGTTTATCAAAATATCGGGTTTTATTGGACACGATTCTATCAAAGAAGCCTTATGCTCTTAATGCCGAAACTGAGAAAGCATTACAAGCACTTTACCCAACGCTTTCTTCTCCGTATGCAATCTATTCTGCTAGTAAGTCAGCTGACATGAGCTTCCCTACATTTAAAGGAAAAGACGGCGAGGAAAAATCTCTTTCTTTTGCTTTATTTGAGGATCAATATGAACTGTCACCTGATACGGAAGAACGTAGAAATGCATATCTCGCATTTGATCAAACATTAGCAAGCTATGAAAATACGTACGCACAAACATATGCCACAGAAGTAGGTAAACATGTGACGCTTGCTAGACTTAGATCCTATGAGTCTGCTACTGAGATGCTACTTCATGAACAAAAAGTGAGTACAGAGATGTACACTAATCAGCTTGATATTATCTATAATGAGCTCGCTCCTCACATGCAGCGATTTGCGAAATTAAAAAAACGTGTCCTAGGCTTAGACGAATTAAAATTCTGTGACTTAAAAGCACCACTTGATCCTGACTTTCAACCAGAGACAACCTACCAACAAGTATCTGATTTGATTCAGGAAGCCTTGAAAGTGATGGGACCTGAATACTCAGATATGTTAGAAAAGTCATTAAATGAACGCTGGGTTGATCGCTCGAGTAACATCGGAAAACGAACGGGTGCATTTTGTTCAAGTCCATATGGGGCTCACCCTTATATTTTAATGACTTGGACTGGAAACATGCGCGGAGCGTTTATGCTTGCTCATGAACTTGGCCACGCTGGTCATTTCTACTTAGCGAATCAGCATCAGCCTTTGTCATCTGTACGCCCTTCTCTATATAACATTGAAGGACCCTCTACGATGAATGAATTAATTCTCGGTAATCATTTATTAAATGAGACAAATGATCCCCAAATGAAACGTTGGGTCATCCTGCAATTCCTAGGAACGTATTATCATAATTTTGTTACACATTTACTTGAAGGAGAATTCCAAAGACGCGTTTATGAATTGGCTGCTGCAGGAGAACCGTTAACGGCTACTACTCTTCGTCTGACTAAAAACCAAGTACTTGAAGGTTTCTGGGGTGATTCTGTTCAATTAGATGAAGGAGCAGGACGCACTTGGATGAGGCAGCCTCATTATTATATGGGCCTTTATCCATATACTTATTCCGCAGGGTTAACGGCTTCCACAGCTGCTTACAAACAGTTTGAAGCAGAAGGACAGCCTGCTATTGACCGTTGGTTAGACATGTTAAAAGCTGGTGGAACGAAATCTCCTCTAGATCTGTTTGCTGATGCAGGAGTAGATATGAGTAATCCAGATACGATTCGAACAGCTGTAAACTATGTCGGCGACCTTATTACTCAGCTTGAAGAAAGCTACGCAGAATAA